AAGGGTGAATACGGAGGGAAACGTTATATCAATAAGACAACCATAGAAGAATTCACCCGGTGTCAGTATTGTGTGAACCAGAACAGGAGGGGGATCGGTTTTGATAAACCGGAGGTGCGTCCGGGCAAAGGCGGTTCGTCATGCAAGTGTGCGTCATACCTGAGCTTCGGTCATTCCGGATTTACCGGAACACTGGCCTGGGCCGATCCGGATAACGGACTGGTGTATATATTTCTCTCCAACCGGGTATGCCCTGATGCGGAAAACAAGAAGATCATGTCGATGGACATCCGGACAGATATCCAGGAGGTGCTCTACAACGCCATGCAATCACAACCTGTGAATCAGGTGGTGGAGAATGATGAGGGGTAATACGGGCCTGATGGTTGTAGATCCCCTGCCTGTCCGGCGAGCATAGCGAGGGATCTCTATATTAAAACAATATGGTTTTCCAAGCATGTGCAGAGCGTTCAAAGATGGCACCATCTAACCTCTAACATCTACCAATCTAAATGCTACGCGTTGGCTACATAAAGATATCTAACACGCAGGCACGACGATATCTGTATTTACCATCCTGATGAATAACCCCGAAGGGGTGAAAGAATTATAGCCCGGTATTTTTTTATGATTTAGGGAAACCCACTCCGCACCGGCTGATAATCATTCTCATTGTACATTCGGCAAACCACAGCCGGTGCGGAGTGGGTTTCTGCAAGGGTCCGCGGGGTATCTGTTTTCTATAATTCTTTCACCCCTTCGGGGTTGGAGAAAAAAGCTGTATTGAGTAATTCCAGGTGACTATCCATCTAACCTCTAACATCTATCCATCTAACCTCTGATATACATCATTCCAGCCTCCACTGCATCTCCAATTCACATGAATCCCATACCTTTGGTTTATGAAGATCGGAATTGTTTGTTACCCCACCTTCGGAGGTAGTGGGGTGGTGGCCACGGAGTTGGGAAAAGCACTTGCCGCACGTGGACATCAGATTCATTTTATTTCCTACAGCCAGCCGGTAAAACTGGATCGTTTTACGCCTAACCTCTATTATCATGAAGTGAGAGTCCAGGATTACCCGCTGTTCGACTATGCCCCATACGAACTGGCACTGACCAGTAAACTTGTGGATGTGGCTCAGTACGAACAACTGGATCTCATGCATGTGCATTATGCCATCCCACATGCCTCAGCAGCGTTTATGGCCCGGCAGATCCTGGCAGACAAAGGCATTCGCCTGCCCTATATCACCACCCTTCACGGTACGGATATCACCCTGGTGGGAAAGGACCGTTCCTATGAACCTGTCATTACATTCGCCATCAACCATTCCGATGGTGTTACCACCGTTTCCGAGAGTCTGAAACAGGATACCGGCAAGTTCTTTGATGTCCGGAGGCCCATTGAGGTAATCCCGAATTTCGTATGCCTTGATGAATATGATACCTCGCTGATCCCGGCGATGAAAAAGCAATTTGCACCCGGGGGACAAAAAGTACTGGTGCATACCTCCAACTTCCGGCCGGTGAAACGGGTAAAAGATGTTGTAAAGATATTCCATAAGGTGCGGGAGGTGATGGATGCCAAGCTGATGTTGATAGGAGATGGTCCGGATAAGGCGGAAGTTGAGGAACTATGCCGGAAGCTGGATATATGCGATGATGTGATCATGATGGGGAAGCACAAAAATGTTGAACCCCTTCTGATGGCGGGTGACCTGTTTTTGCTTACCTCTGAATTTGAAAGCTTCGGATTGGCGGCACTGGAAGCTATGGCGGCTTACCTGCCGGTGATATCATCGAACACGGCCGGTATCCCGGAAGTGAATGAGGACGGCGTCTCCG
The DNA window shown above is from Flavobacteriales bacterium and carries:
- the bshA gene encoding N-acetyl-alpha-D-glucosaminyl L-malate synthase BshA, which produces MKIGIVCYPTFGGSGVVATELGKALAARGHQIHFISYSQPVKLDRFTPNLYYHEVRVQDYPLFDYAPYELALTSKLVDVAQYEQLDLMHVHYAIPHASAAFMARQILADKGIRLPYITTLHGTDITLVGKDRSYEPVITFAINHSDGVTTVSESLKQDTGKFFDVRRPIEVIPNFVCLDEYDTSLIPAMKKQFAPGGQKVLVHTSNFRPVKRVKDVVKIFHKVREVMDAKLMLIGDGPDKAEVEELCRKLDICDDVIMMGKHKNVEPLLMAGDLFLLTSEFESFGLAALEAMAAYLPVISSNTAGIPEVNEDGVSGYLCPVGDVDMMAEKAIYILSDEARLEKFRKGARKRAEMFDLHAILPMYEALYKGLLEKAGV